A stretch of Ipomoea triloba cultivar NCNSP0323 chromosome 13, ASM357664v1 DNA encodes these proteins:
- the LOC116002481 gene encoding uncharacterized protein LOC116002481, whose product MATKKYGIIGVGMMGREHLINLYHLRAEGVAVVCIADPHVPSQQHAQKLALSFDWPIQVFSGHKQLLDSGLCDVVIVSSPNMTHYEILMDILNHPKPHHVLVEKPLCTSVQHCKHVLEAARQRSDMLVQVGLEYRYMPPVAKLIDVVNTGSLGRIKMVAIREHRFPFLVKVNNWNRFNCNTGGTLVEKCCHFFDLMRLFVGANPVRVMASGAMDVNHKDEVYDGKVPDIIDNAYVIVEFDNGSRGMLDLCMFAEGSKNEQEISVAGDIGKGEAFVPESIVRWGKREEGRDVVQTINIKDDRIKYDGLHHGSSYLEHLHFLGAIREEGGRAPAVGLHDGLISVAVGVAAQLSIEKGRFVAIKEVLSD is encoded by the exons ATGGCGACTAAAAAGTACGGGATCATCGGCGTCGGAATGATGGGAAGGGAGCATCTCATCAACTTGTACCATCTCAGAGCGGAAGGCGTAGCCGTCGTGTGCATTGCCGACCCACACGTCCCTTCCCAACAACATGCGCAGAAGCTGGCTCTCTCCTTCGACTGGCCTATCCAG GTGTTTTCCGGGCACAAGCAGCTGCTGGACAGTGGGCTGTGCGATGTGGTGATTGTTTCCAGTCCAAACATGACTCATTACGAGATTCTAATGGACATTCTGAACCACCCCAAACCTCATCATGTTCTGGTGGAGAAGCCTCTTTGCACCTCTGTTCAACACTGTAAACATGTACTGGAAGCGGCTAGGCAGAGATCAGATATGTTGGTTCAAGTCGGGCTGGAGTATAGGTACATGCCGCCTGTGGCTAAACTCATAGATGTTGTAAACACTGGATCTTTAGGACGTATCAAGATGGTGGCTATCCGAGAACACCGTTTTCCATTTCTTGTCAAG GTAAACAATTGGAACCGGTTTAATTGCAACACCGGAGGCACTCTGGTTGAGAAATGCTGCCACTTCTTTGACCTTATGAGGCTGTTTGTCGGTGCGAATCCTGTTCGTGTTATGGCTTCTGGGGCTATGGACGTGAATCACAAAGATGAAGTATATGATGGGAAG GTGCCGGATATAATAGATAATGCTTATGTTATAGTGGAATTCGATAATGGATCCCGGGGCATGCTTGACCTGTGTATGTTCGCAGAAGGGAGTAAAAACGAACAAGAAATATCTGTTGCAGGTGATATTGGCAAG GGTGAAGCCTTTGTCCCTGAAAGTATAGTCCGCTGGGGCAAACGAGAGGAGGGTCGCGACGTTGTCCAAACCATAAACATTAAGGATGATCGAATCAA GTATGACGGGTTGCATCATGGCTCTAGCTATTTGGAGCACCTTCACTTCTTGGGTGCAATCAGGGAGGAAGGGGGAAGAGCTCCGGCTGTGGGTTTACATGATGGGTTGATTTCTGTAGCTGTAGGAGTGGCTGCTCAGCTCTCAATTGAGAAGGGCAGATTTGTTGCCATCAAGGAGGTTCTAAGTGACTAA